A window of the Gossypium arboreum isolate Shixiya-1 chromosome 2, ASM2569848v2, whole genome shotgun sequence genome harbors these coding sequences:
- the LOC108467285 gene encoding actin-depolymerizing factor 2-like has protein sequence MANAASGMAVHDDCKLKFLELKAKRTHRFIVFKIEEKQKQVIVEKLGEPTESYEDFTKCLPADECRYAVYDFDFLTAENVPKSRIFFIAWSPDTSRIRSKMIYASSKDRFKRELDGIQVELQATDPTEMGLDVFKSRAN, from the exons GCCAACGCTGCATCGGGAATGGCTGTGCATGATGATTGCAAGTTGAAGTTCTTGGAGCTCAAGGCAAAAAGAACCCACCGCTTCATTGTTTTCAAAATCGAGGAGAAGCAAAAGCAAGTTATTGTGGAGAAGCTTGGTGAACCAACCGAAAGCTATGAGGATTTTACTAAATGTCTCCCCGCTGATGAATGTCGATATGCTGTGTACGATTTTGATTTTCTAACGGCCGAGAACGTACCAAAGAGCAGAATCTTTTTCATAGCATG GTCTCCCGACACGTCAAGGATCAGGAGCAAGATGATTTACGCCAGCTCCAAAGATAGATTCAAGCGAGAACTGGATGGAATTCAGGTGGAATTGCAAGCAACAGATCCAACTGAGATGGGTCTCGATGTGTTCAAAAGCCGTGCTAACTGA
- the LOC108467214 gene encoding actin-depolymerizing factor 1-like isoform X1, with translation MLLNIGTAFDICFLMWYYFISQANAASGMAVHDDCKLKFLELKAKRTHRFIVFKIEEKQKQVIVEKLGEPTESYEDFTKCLPADECRYAVYDFDFLTAENVPKSRIFFIAWSPDTSRIRSKMIYASSKDRFKRELDGIQVELQATDPTEMGLDVFKSRAN, from the exons ATGTTATTAAACATTGGGACTGCTTTTGATATTTGTTTTCTTATGTGGTATTATTTTATATCCCAGGCCAATGCTGCATCGGGAATGGCTGTGCATGATGATTGCAAGTTGAAGTTCTTGGAACTTAAGGCAAAAAGAACCCACCGCTTTATTGTTTTCAAAATCGAGGAGAAGCAGAAGCAAGTTATTGTGGAGAAGCTTGGTGAGCCAACCGAGAGCTATGAGGATTTTACTAAATGTCTTCCCGCTGATGAATGTCGTTATGCTGTGTACGATTTTGATTTTCTAACGGCCGAGAACGTCCCAAAGAGCAGAATCTTTTTCATTGCATG GTCTCCCGATACATCAAGGATCAGGAGCAAAATGATATACGCTAGCTCCAAAGACAGATTCAAGCGAGAACTGGATGGAATCCAAGTGGAATTGCAAGCAACAGATCCAACCGAGATGGGTCTCGATGTCTTCAAAAGCCGTGCTAACTGA
- the LOC108467214 gene encoding actin-depolymerizing factor 2-like isoform X2 codes for MANAASGMAVHDDCKLKFLELKAKRTHRFIVFKIEEKQKQVIVEKLGEPTESYEDFTKCLPADECRYAVYDFDFLTAENVPKSRIFFIAWSPDTSRIRSKMIYASSKDRFKRELDGIQVELQATDPTEMGLDVFKSRAN; via the exons ATG GCCAATGCTGCATCGGGAATGGCTGTGCATGATGATTGCAAGTTGAAGTTCTTGGAACTTAAGGCAAAAAGAACCCACCGCTTTATTGTTTTCAAAATCGAGGAGAAGCAGAAGCAAGTTATTGTGGAGAAGCTTGGTGAGCCAACCGAGAGCTATGAGGATTTTACTAAATGTCTTCCCGCTGATGAATGTCGTTATGCTGTGTACGATTTTGATTTTCTAACGGCCGAGAACGTCCCAAAGAGCAGAATCTTTTTCATTGCATG GTCTCCCGATACATCAAGGATCAGGAGCAAAATGATATACGCTAGCTCCAAAGACAGATTCAAGCGAGAACTGGATGGAATCCAAGTGGAATTGCAAGCAACAGATCCAACCGAGATGGGTCTCGATGTCTTCAAAAGCCGTGCTAACTGA